In Liquorilactobacillus hordei DSM 19519, the following proteins share a genomic window:
- a CDS encoding peptide chain release factor 3 has product MNNQDLAASVNSRRTFAIISHPDAGKTTITEQLLLFGGVLRKAGTVKAKKSGSFAKSDWMEIEKKRGISVTSSVMQFDYADKRINILDTPGHEDFSEDTYRTLMAVDSAVMVIDSAKGIEPQTKKLFQVCKMRGIPIFTFINKLDRDGKDPLELIAELEDVLGIGAFPMNWPIGMGKGLKGLYDIFNQRIELYRKEDQGESYLELDDNGELREDNPLKEESIYQQVLEEVELLKDAGNQMNEEKIAAGKLTPVFFGSALTNFGVKTFLDAYLKFAPAPAAHRDEAGEKISPVSNDFSGFVFKIQANMNPNHRDRIAFVRICAGEFERGMDVTLARDSKKIRLSNSTQFMADSRETLETAVAGDIIGLYDTGNFQIGDTIFAGKHKIQYEKLPQFTPEIFVRVTAKNVMKQKSFHKGIAQLVQEGAVQLYQSYSTNDYILGAVGQLQFEVFQFRMLNEYHSEVVMTPMGRKIARWIDPEQLDEKMSSSRNILVKDRQGLPLFLFENEFSERWFADKYPNVKLSAKL; this is encoded by the coding sequence ATGAATAATCAAGATTTAGCAGCGTCGGTTAATAGTAGGCGAACGTTTGCAATTATTTCCCATCCTGATGCTGGGAAAACTACTATAACCGAGCAATTATTACTATTTGGTGGAGTTTTGCGTAAGGCGGGAACTGTAAAAGCAAAAAAATCAGGAAGTTTTGCAAAGTCTGACTGGATGGAAATTGAAAAGAAACGTGGGATTTCTGTTACTAGTTCAGTAATGCAGTTTGATTATGCAGATAAGCGAATTAATATTTTGGATACACCAGGACATGAGGATTTTTCGGAAGATACTTATCGAACGTTAATGGCAGTTGACTCAGCCGTGATGGTAATTGATTCGGCTAAGGGGATTGAACCTCAGACAAAGAAGCTTTTTCAGGTATGTAAAATGCGAGGAATTCCAATTTTTACCTTTATCAATAAATTAGATAGAGATGGAAAAGATCCGTTGGAATTAATTGCGGAGTTGGAAGATGTTTTGGGGATAGGTGCTTTCCCAATGAACTGGCCTATAGGAATGGGTAAGGGATTAAAGGGACTTTATGATATTTTCAATCAGCGTATTGAATTGTATCGCAAAGAAGATCAGGGAGAAAGTTACCTTGAGTTAGATGATAATGGAGAATTGCGTGAAGATAATCCATTGAAGGAAGAAAGTATTTACCAACAGGTACTTGAAGAAGTTGAATTATTAAAGGATGCAGGCAATCAAATGAATGAAGAAAAGATTGCTGCAGGAAAGCTTACCCCTGTTTTCTTTGGTTCTGCGCTAACTAATTTTGGGGTAAAGACATTTTTAGATGCGTATTTAAAATTTGCTCCTGCACCTGCAGCACATCGGGATGAAGCAGGTGAGAAAATTAGTCCAGTTTCTAATGACTTTTCTGGTTTTGTTTTTAAAATACAGGCTAATATGAATCCAAATCATCGTGATAGGATTGCTTTTGTGCGTATTTGTGCAGGAGAATTCGAAAGAGGGATGGATGTTACATTAGCACGTGACTCTAAAAAAATAAGATTGTCGAATTCAACACAGTTTATGGCAGACTCTAGAGAAACATTAGAGACTGCTGTTGCGGGCGATATCATTGGACTTTATGATACTGGTAATTTTCAAATTGGTGATACTATTTTTGCTGGTAAACATAAAATTCAATATGAAAAATTACCACAGTTTACTCCTGAAATTTTCGTAAGAGTTACGGCTAAAAATGTTATGAAACAAAAGTCGTTTCACAAAGGCATTGCACAGCTTGTTCAGGAAGGTGCTGTACAACTGTATCAAAGTTATAGCACAAATGATTATATTTTAGGTGCGGTCGGTCAACTTCAATTTGAGGTTTTCCAGTTTAGAATGTTAAACGAGTACCATTCTGAGGTTGTAATGACACCAATGGGTAGGAAAATTGCGCGTTGGATAGACCCAGAGCAATTAGACGAGAAGATGTCGTCTTCACGAAACATATTGGTGAAGGACCGTCAAGGTCTGCCGTTGTTTTTGTTTGAAAATGAATTCTCAGAGCGTTGGTTTGCTGATAAATACCCGAATGTAAAGTTGTCAGCAAAATTATAA
- a CDS encoding hemolysin family protein has protein sequence MNSEPGLVGSLLMGIAIVLLFNAGIILSIIRNYQLFDRIEQHNERITSFKKIRTGVSFSFVFLLVVGALLSVIAASKLKMIVMENSILVFLIISVILTIFPIFIADVLEKVYKKNGSQLFFHFLGYTIIIGYLFMPFQKLHDMVMSNKNGSASFDEEGNITPVEALGALISPENKENELRPEAFDMIKGVLSMREKLAKEVMVPRTDAFMIDIQNDNDRNIDAILQMQYSRIPVYNEGKDDIVGIVHIKNILKTAREEGFDHITIRKVMQPALFIPETMAIDEVMLEMKKTQNQLAILFDEYGGVVGLVTLEDLLEEIVGEIDDESDQPEQDYHKISDSEFIVQGKLSLDDFNDEFMTNFEMNDVDTIAGFMIAKLGYIPEDDSQESVEIDGIKLITEKVDDSRIMEIKIELTPALAIAHVQREKRV, from the coding sequence ATGAATTCAGAGCCTGGACTTGTTGGTTCGTTACTTATGGGAATTGCTATCGTGTTACTTTTTAACGCGGGGATAATCTTAAGTATCATTAGAAACTACCAACTTTTTGACAGAATTGAACAGCACAATGAAAGAATAACATCCTTTAAAAAAATTAGGACAGGAGTTAGTTTTTCCTTTGTTTTTTTGTTAGTTGTTGGGGCATTATTAAGTGTAATCGCGGCTAGTAAGTTAAAAATGATTGTTATGGAAAATAGCATACTGGTTTTCTTAATTATTAGTGTAATATTAACAATTTTTCCAATTTTTATAGCAGATGTCTTGGAGAAAGTATATAAAAAAAATGGTTCACAACTTTTTTTTCACTTTTTGGGATATACAATTATAATCGGTTATCTTTTTATGCCATTTCAAAAACTGCATGATATGGTGATGTCAAATAAGAACGGTAGTGCAAGCTTTGATGAAGAAGGTAATATTACACCAGTTGAAGCTCTGGGAGCATTGATTTCTCCTGAAAATAAGGAAAATGAATTGAGGCCTGAAGCTTTCGACATGATCAAAGGTGTTCTTTCGATGCGTGAAAAATTAGCAAAAGAAGTTATGGTACCACGAACTGATGCATTTATGATTGATATTCAAAATGATAATGATCGAAATATTGATGCAATTTTGCAGATGCAATATTCAAGGATTCCTGTTTATAACGAGGGAAAAGATGATATAGTTGGAATTGTGCATATCAAGAATATTTTGAAAACTGCTCGTGAGGAAGGCTTTGACCATATCACGATTAGAAAGGTTATGCAGCCAGCTTTGTTCATACCTGAGACTATGGCAATAGATGAAGTAATGCTTGAAATGAAAAAAACGCAAAATCAATTGGCAATTCTTTTTGATGAATATGGTGGAGTTGTTGGTTTAGTTACGTTAGAGGACCTTTTAGAAGAAATAGTAGGTGAAATAGATGATGAATCAGATCAGCCAGAACAAGATTATCACAAGATTTCTGACAGTGAATTCATTGTGCAAGGTAAATTATCATTAGATGATTTCAACGATGAGTTTATGACGAATTTTGAAATGAATGATGTAGATACTATTGCGGGATTTATGATTGCAAAACTAGGATATATTCCAGAAGACGATAGTCAAGAGAGCGTTGAGATTGATGGTATTAAGCTAATAACCGAAAAAGTTGATGATTCTCGCATTATGGAGATTAAGATTGAGCTTACCCCTGCATTAGCAATAGCACATGTTCAACGTGAAAAAAGGGTTTAG
- a CDS encoding ATP-binding cassette domain-containing protein, with protein sequence MKKIELKYITKSTPLLIDKKEVVKSKLSATENKNFWELRGVNLSISPGEAIGLLGNNGSGKTALIDILAGKEKQTTGFITMDAHTSIATTRYGMDKNVTGLENIKHAVSSANLDEFKANHVINAIINFSDLGEWLYCPVRTFSTGLYARLSISIALFVKPELILIDSIFGSLDLAFFKKVSDKIQRLKDIGVSFVISDINVVNIERFCERTLWLDFGQVQDFGSTREIMVQYEYSFGWVQSLTASEKTDYLAKKQIERESFDVSTVYEEFKIEQFKNGFTRKDEPKMRNAFYKERGADPVKLLADKNSQEKVAVKQTKKKNNRLKLAGLIVVLLLLGGGIYEVAFAKESAWNYIQDRFTQNSSKSTASSKSKSKQKNSSKAESLSSSQKASTKAETKKEKAAKKASSESAKAASASSASVAAASSASAKASSESVQKLKDNTQTINVQSGDTLEGLASKYSTTVDNIMTINDFTSNSDLKAGDVIRVPK encoded by the coding sequence ATGAAAAAAATAGAATTGAAATACATTACAAAAAGCACACCGTTACTTATTGATAAAAAAGAAGTTGTTAAATCCAAATTATCTGCAACTGAAAATAAAAATTTTTGGGAGCTACGAGGTGTTAATCTTAGCATTAGCCCAGGTGAGGCAATCGGTTTATTAGGTAATAATGGCTCAGGAAAGACAGCCTTGATAGATATTTTAGCTGGAAAAGAAAAGCAGACAACTGGCTTTATTACAATGGATGCACATACTAGTATAGCAACAACTAGATATGGAATGGACAAAAATGTTACTGGTTTAGAAAATATAAAACATGCGGTTTCTTCTGCGAATTTAGATGAATTTAAGGCAAATCATGTAATAAATGCGATTATCAACTTTAGTGATTTAGGAGAATGGTTATATTGTCCTGTAAGAACTTTTTCTACTGGTCTTTATGCTAGATTATCGATATCAATTGCACTTTTCGTTAAACCAGAACTTATTTTAATAGACAGTATTTTTGGTAGTTTAGATCTTGCTTTTTTCAAAAAGGTAAGTGATAAGATTCAAAGGTTAAAAGATATTGGTGTATCTTTTGTTATTTCCGACATTAATGTTGTTAATATTGAGCGCTTTTGTGAACGTACTCTTTGGTTGGACTTTGGTCAAGTACAAGATTTTGGTTCGACTCGTGAAATCATGGTGCAATATGAGTATTCTTTTGGTTGGGTACAGTCGTTAACAGCGTCAGAAAAAACAGACTATTTGGCAAAAAAGCAAATTGAACGAGAATCTTTCGATGTAAGTACTGTATATGAAGAATTTAAAATTGAACAGTTTAAAAATGGTTTTACACGAAAAGACGAGCCAAAAATGCGCAACGCTTTTTACAAAGAACGTGGAGCTGATCCTGTTAAACTACTTGCAGATAAAAATAGTCAGGAAAAAGTAGCAGTTAAACAAACAAAGAAGAAAAATAACCGGCTGAAATTAGCGGGTCTTATTGTTGTGTTATTGTTACTAGGTGGTGGGATATACGAGGTAGCTTTTGCAAAAGAAAGTGCATGGAACTATATACAAGATAGATTCACACAGAATAGTAGCAAATCTACGGCCAGTTCAAAATCTAAGTCTAAACAAAAAAACAGTTCTAAGGCAGAGTCTTTGTCTAGTAGTCAAAAAGCTTCCACAAAGGCTGAAACTAAAAAAGAAAAAGCAGCAAAGAAGGCAAGCTCGGAAAGTGCTAAGGCTGCCAGTGCAAGTTCCGCAAGTGTTGCAGCAGCTAGTTCAGCCAGTGCCAAAGCGTCGAGTGAGAGTGTTCAAAAATTAAAAGATAATACACAAACTATCAATGTCCAAAGTGGAGATACCTTGGAAGGCTTAGCAAGTAAATATAGTACAACGGTTGACAATATTATGACAATTAACGATTTTACTTCAAATAGTGACTTAAAAGCAGGAGATGTTATTCGAGTTCCAAAATGA
- a CDS encoding AI-2E family transporter produces MFEKLKSSKLIYVTTEALLIATLIWVCTKISFIFEPVGTFISTLFVPVIISGFLYYLLKPVVKFLMKIKIGKFYLNRTISVTIVFLLLIAIVAAALAFVIPILVSQIGQLISNSPNYIRAVQKMTNGYYDDFSRQEWVKQLNISSYISTIEKNLLKYVEGFLNTVTKSLGSIIGMVTSITVTAITVPFMLFYMLKDGHRLIPNIQKIMPNKHGKQVEILLGKMGETISKYIAGQFIECAFVATFTTLGYFMIGMPYALLLGVMAAFTNLIPYLGPYIGVLPALLLAVSISPKMVMLVIIVCITVQQFDGNLIYPNVIGKTLDIHPLTIIVLLLVAGNLAGLMGMILAIPFYAVLKVVIKYFRDIYLLNKKENNSHE; encoded by the coding sequence ATGTTTGAAAAATTAAAAAGTTCAAAATTAATCTATGTAACAACTGAGGCGCTTTTAATTGCAACGTTAATATGGGTATGTACTAAAATAAGTTTTATCTTTGAACCAGTAGGAACTTTTATCTCAACTTTGTTTGTTCCCGTAATAATCTCTGGGTTTTTATACTATCTGTTAAAACCGGTAGTTAAATTTCTAATGAAAATAAAAATAGGTAAGTTTTATTTGAATAGAACTATTTCTGTGACAATTGTATTTTTATTATTAATAGCAATAGTTGCTGCTGCCTTGGCGTTTGTGATTCCCATATTGGTATCGCAGATAGGACAACTGATTTCAAACTCACCTAACTACATCAGAGCAGTTCAAAAAATGACGAATGGTTATTATGATGATTTTTCGCGACAAGAATGGGTAAAGCAATTAAATATTAGCAGTTATATCAGTACCATAGAGAAAAATCTATTGAAATATGTTGAAGGTTTCTTGAACACTGTTACTAAAAGTCTTGGATCAATAATTGGGATGGTGACGAGTATTACAGTCACAGCTATAACTGTTCCATTCATGCTATTTTATATGTTAAAAGACGGCCATCGGTTGATTCCAAATATTCAAAAAATTATGCCTAATAAGCATGGAAAACAAGTTGAGATTCTATTGGGAAAAATGGGTGAGACTATCTCAAAATATATTGCAGGGCAGTTTATTGAATGTGCATTTGTAGCAACATTTACCACGTTAGGTTATTTTATGATTGGAATGCCTTATGCTCTCTTATTGGGAGTGATGGCTGCCTTTACTAATCTTATCCCATATTTAGGACCGTACATTGGTGTTTTACCCGCCTTATTACTGGCAGTTTCAATTTCACCAAAGATGGTGATGTTGGTTATTATTGTGTGTATTACAGTGCAACAATTTGATGGAAATCTGATTTATCCAAATGTAATTGGAAAAACGCTTGATATTCATCCGTTAACTATTATTGTATTGTTGTTAGTTGCAGGTAATTTAGCCGGACTAATGGGAATGATTCTGGCGATTCCTTTTTATGCAGTTTTAAAAGTTGTAATCAAATACTTCAGAGATATTTATCTGTTGAACAAGAAAGAAAACAATTCTCATGAATAG
- a CDS encoding DUF402 domain-containing protein, translating to MHQAKEPKEGDFITIKSYKHDGSLHRTWRETMVLKTSENVLIGCNDHTLVTESDGRRWVTREPALVYFHKHYWFNIIAMIRDNGISYYCNLASPAILDREALKYIDYDLDVKVFPNGEKKLLDVDEYEDHGTKWNYSKDTDKILKHNVLTLVDWIDNQKGPFSEEYIKIWYNRYLELSRRM from the coding sequence ATGCATCAGGCAAAAGAACCAAAGGAAGGTGATTTTATCACCATCAAAAGTTATAAACACGACGGTAGTTTGCATCGAACGTGGCGAGAGACAATGGTACTTAAAACCAGTGAAAATGTTCTGATTGGTTGTAATGATCATACGCTTGTAACTGAATCCGACGGTCGTCGATGGGTTACACGCGAACCAGCATTAGTTTATTTCCATAAACATTACTGGTTTAATATAATTGCAATGATTAGAGACAATGGAATTTCGTATTATTGTAATCTTGCTTCACCAGCGATTTTGGACCGTGAAGCACTAAAATATATCGATTATGATCTAGATGTCAAAGTTTTCCCAAATGGGGAGAAGAAACTGCTTGATGTTGATGAATATGAGGATCATGGGACTAAATGGAATTATTCAAAGGACACAGATAAAATTCTGAAACACAATGTACTTACACTTGTCGATTGGATTGATAACCAAAAAGGCCCTTTTTCTGAAGAATACATCAAGATTTGGTATAATCGTTATTTAGAATTGTCGCGGCGTATGTAG
- the rlmD gene encoding 23S rRNA (uracil(1939)-C(5))-methyltransferase RlmD produces the protein MQYNKRNQNKTQNLLEKGKRFPLTIKRLGINGEGIGYFKHKVIFVEGALPSEVVVVEVVEDNGKYATAKIHKIRTESPYRIEKKDDYDVGGIELEHLNYEEQLKFKRDVVLQALEKFKPQGYQKFKLLPTIGMKYPFEYRNKAQFQVRKTSDGKVIAGLYKRGTHDLVDLPTFSTQRPLTMKIIREICKYLEELEVPVYDEKNNSGIIKTIVVRESFATKEVQVVFITNSEKLPKKHLLLEKIETNLSEVTSVLQNVNKGKSSLVWGDKTQLLSGAEYITEKLGSVEFRLSARAFFQLNPYQTLKMYEEVKKALDLSKTETLIDAYCGVGTIGLFVAGNTNEVRGMDITPEAIEDAKLNAKLNKKSNFLYTVGKAEDLIPKWQKNEFVFDALVVDPPRTGLDEKLIKTILKAKPQKFVYVSCNPSTLARDLKELTQIYYVDYIQSIDMFPQTARCEAVVKLSRRSQKS, from the coding sequence ATGCAATATAACAAAAGAAACCAAAATAAAACACAAAATTTGTTAGAAAAAGGAAAAAGATTCCCATTAACAATTAAACGCCTAGGTATTAATGGTGAGGGAATTGGATATTTTAAACACAAAGTTATTTTTGTTGAAGGTGCCTTGCCTAGCGAAGTAGTAGTAGTTGAGGTTGTGGAAGATAATGGTAAATACGCTACTGCAAAGATTCACAAAATTAGAACGGAAAGTCCTTATAGAATTGAGAAAAAAGATGATTATGATGTTGGTGGAATAGAACTAGAGCATCTCAATTATGAAGAACAACTGAAATTTAAGAGAGATGTTGTCTTGCAAGCACTAGAAAAGTTTAAACCACAAGGATATCAAAAGTTTAAATTATTACCGACAATTGGGATGAAGTACCCATTTGAATATAGAAATAAGGCACAATTTCAAGTGAGAAAAACCTCTGATGGAAAAGTAATTGCGGGTTTGTACAAACGAGGAACTCATGACTTAGTAGATCTTCCAACTTTTAGCACACAAAGACCACTGACAATGAAAATAATTAGGGAAATTTGTAAATACCTCGAAGAATTAGAGGTGCCTGTTTATGATGAAAAAAATAATTCTGGAATTATAAAAACAATTGTTGTCCGAGAATCTTTTGCAACTAAAGAAGTACAAGTCGTTTTTATCACGAATTCAGAGAAGCTACCCAAGAAGCATTTACTTCTAGAAAAAATTGAGACTAACCTATCTGAAGTTACTTCAGTTTTACAAAATGTAAATAAAGGTAAGAGTTCACTAGTGTGGGGAGATAAAACACAATTACTCAGTGGCGCTGAATATATTACAGAAAAATTAGGTAGTGTTGAGTTTAGATTATCAGCGCGTGCTTTCTTTCAATTAAACCCTTATCAGACACTAAAAATGTATGAAGAGGTTAAAAAGGCTCTTGATTTAAGCAAGACAGAAACTTTAATTGATGCATATTGTGGTGTAGGAACAATTGGATTATTTGTAGCAGGTAATACTAATGAAGTTCGCGGAATGGATATAACTCCTGAGGCAATTGAAGATGCAAAACTCAATGCAAAATTGAATAAAAAAAGCAATTTTTTATATACAGTTGGAAAAGCAGAAGATTTAATTCCAAAATGGCAGAAAAATGAGTTTGTTTTTGATGCGCTCGTAGTGGATCCACCAAGAACAGGATTGGATGAAAAGTTAATTAAAACGATTTTAAAAGCAAAACCACAAAAATTCGTATATGTATCATGCAACCCTTCAACTCTTGCTCGTGATTTAAAAGAACTTACACAGATATATTATGTTGACTATATTCAGTCAATCGATATGTTTCCGCAAACAGCAAGGTGTGAAGCTGTTGTAAAATTATCTAGAAGATCACAAAAAAGTTAA
- a CDS encoding RecX family transcriptional regulator, whose translation MRKEFIMPKILTKIQAQKKPGRFNLFIDGKYSFAVSETVLVENHLYKGQELSDEEINQLINSEEFSKLYQKALNYLSYQLRSEQELDKHLKEISDNSFLIEKVKKKLRAYNLLDDTKYASSYVRTMVNTSDKGFNIIRNNLRAKGIPENDIEQAKLDYDHSNISDKLESLIPKVIHQYRNQPSRIRIQKVKQRLIAKGFSPDEFENILSTSFSSNPAHEDELLSNQLEKLWNRYSTSNLTDSQKKLKIKQTLYRKGFALDKITNKLDEL comes from the coding sequence ATGCGGAAGGAATTTATTATGCCCAAAATCTTAACTAAAATTCAAGCTCAAAAAAAACCTGGACGCTTCAATCTTTTCATAGACGGTAAATATAGCTTTGCTGTCTCAGAAACCGTACTAGTTGAAAACCATCTCTACAAAGGACAAGAACTTTCAGATGAAGAAATTAATCAACTAATCAATTCTGAAGAATTTTCTAAATTATACCAAAAAGCTCTAAACTATCTAAGCTACCAGTTGAGGAGTGAACAAGAACTTGATAAGCACTTAAAAGAGATTTCTGACAATTCTTTTTTAATCGAAAAAGTGAAAAAAAAGCTCCGTGCCTACAATCTCTTGGATGACACAAAATATGCATCTAGTTACGTACGAACAATGGTAAATACATCAGACAAGGGGTTCAATATTATTAGAAATAATTTACGAGCAAAAGGAATTCCAGAAAATGATATTGAGCAAGCCAAACTTGATTACGACCACTCCAACATATCTGATAAATTAGAAAGCTTAATTCCAAAAGTCATCCATCAATACCGTAATCAACCTTCTAGAATACGTATTCAGAAAGTCAAACAACGACTAATTGCGAAGGGATTTAGTCCAGATGAATTTGAAAACATCCTTTCTACCAGTTTTTCTAGTAATCCAGCACATGAAGATGAACTTTTATCGAATCAGCTGGAAAAACTTTGGAATAGATATAGTACGAGTAATCTCACAGATTCTCAGAAAAAATTAAAAATAAAGCAAACCCTTTATCGTAAAGGATTTGCTTTAGACAAAATTACTAATAAACTCGATGAACTTTAG
- a CDS encoding YihY/virulence factor BrkB family protein: MKEVVKDSIKRASNININNTSIVIAYYALLAIFPSIILIGNTLPLLNIKAATVLVYLESAVPATIYKTLYPIIISFLERSSGGLISVSALVALWAASRGVNALKLAFNETYGVEESQNAVTTRIISFFLTLIFVFLMSAIILLFSFGQNILDYLTPIFQLPRELGNVFSTLKWPVTLLGLFFIISLIYYFLPNAKLHLHLIIPGAVIATLGWILLAQGFSIYVRYFAKSVLSYGTIGTFIVLLFWLNYSGWIIMIGAVLNASLEKYFYKEIKVKRAKLKEYIKKKVES; the protein is encoded by the coding sequence ATTAAAGAAGTTGTAAAGGACTCAATAAAAAGAGCTTCCAATATTAATATCAATAACACATCTATTGTTATTGCTTACTATGCTTTGTTAGCAATTTTTCCATCGATAATTTTGATTGGGAACACGTTGCCATTGTTAAATATTAAGGCTGCTACAGTCTTAGTGTATTTGGAATCAGCAGTTCCAGCAACAATATATAAAACGTTATATCCGATTATAATTTCTTTCTTAGAGCGCAGTAGTGGAGGCTTGATTTCCGTGAGTGCTCTTGTAGCGTTATGGGCCGCAAGTCGAGGTGTTAATGCACTTAAACTGGCTTTTAATGAGACATATGGGGTTGAGGAGTCTCAAAATGCAGTTACTACCAGAATCATTTCATTTTTCTTAACGTTAATCTTTGTTTTCTTAATGAGTGCAATTATTTTGTTGTTTAGTTTTGGACAAAACATTCTTGATTATTTGACACCAATCTTTCAATTACCAAGAGAGTTGGGAAATGTTTTCAGCACATTAAAGTGGCCAGTTACCTTATTGGGATTATTTTTCATAATAAGCTTAATTTACTATTTTCTCCCAAATGCAAAGCTGCATTTACATCTGATTATACCTGGGGCAGTAATTGCCACATTAGGTTGGATTTTGTTGGCTCAAGGTTTTTCTATTTATGTGCGCTATTTTGCTAAATCTGTACTTAGTTATGGAACAATTGGCACGTTTATCGTGTTGCTGTTTTGGCTTAATTATTCTGGTTGGATCATTATGATAGGTGCGGTATTAAATGCATCTCTTGAAAAATATTTTTACAAGGAAATTAAGGTCAAAAGGGCTAAATTAAAAGAATACATCAAGAAAAAAGTAGAAAGTTAA
- a CDS encoding LysM peptidoglycan-binding domain-containing protein encodes MARKRSHTKTNKKVLWGAITVIIVVVICVLGSTNVFVRNKLTSVFSDNVKSQKVEYKKQQSIAQKKYGTTTKDDSESNEETSASSTTSSTTSSSESNKKKSSTTSSSTETSSSSATSSSTYKSYVVESGDTLSSIANKYGTTVARLMTLNNLRTGTISTGTTLRVPTSTISSGTSSTSSSD; translated from the coding sequence ATGGCTAGAAAAAGAAGCCATACGAAAACGAATAAAAAAGTATTATGGGGAGCTATAACTGTAATTATTGTGGTTGTTATTTGTGTATTAGGGAGTACAAATGTTTTTGTTCGAAATAAACTTACAAGTGTCTTTAGTGATAATGTAAAGTCGCAAAAGGTAGAATATAAAAAACAACAAAGTATTGCTCAAAAAAAGTATGGGACAACGACCAAGGATGATAGTGAGAGTAACGAAGAGACCTCAGCAAGTAGTACAACAAGCAGCACAACAAGTAGTTCGGAATCAAATAAGAAAAAGAGTAGTACAACGTCTAGTAGTACAGAAACAAGCTCAAGTAGTGCCACTTCGTCTTCGACCTACAAGAGTTATGTGGTTGAATCTGGGGATACACTATCTAGCATTGCTAATAAGTATGGGACAACAGTTGCTAGGTTGATGACACTTAATAATTTGAGGACCGGAACTATTTCGACGGGAACCACTCTTCGTGTTCCGACAAGCACAATCTCATCGGGTACATCGAGCACGTCAAGTAGTGACTAG
- the galU gene encoding UTP--glucose-1-phosphate uridylyltransferase GalU produces the protein MKVRKAVIPAAGLGTRFLPATKALAKEMLPIIDKPTIQYIVEEAKKSGIEDILVVTGKGKRPIEDHFDSVPELEQNLKEKGKTELLKLVEQTTDINLYFIRQSHPRGLGDAVLMAKDFVGNEPFVVMLGDDLMRDKVPLTKQLIDRYDQTHASTLAVMRVPHEEVNKYGVIDPGSETSKGLFDVKQFVEKPDVDKAPSDLAIIGRYLLTPEIFGMLETQKPGAGNEIQLTDAIDRLNKIQRVFAHEFKGERFDVGYKFGYLKTSIQFGLEHPEVKEDLIAYIKELSKNLK, from the coding sequence TCCCTGCCGCTGGTTTAGGAACTCGTTTTTTACCAGCAACTAAGGCACTTGCTAAAGAAATGTTACCAATAATTGATAAACCAACAATCCAGTATATTGTGGAAGAAGCAAAGAAATCTGGAATTGAGGATATCTTAGTTGTAACAGGAAAAGGTAAACGACCAATTGAAGATCATTTTGATTCTGTCCCTGAATTGGAACAAAATCTTAAAGAAAAAGGGAAGACAGAATTATTAAAGCTTGTTGAGCAAACAACAGATATCAACTTGTACTTTATTCGCCAATCACATCCTAGAGGACTTGGTGATGCTGTATTGATGGCTAAAGACTTTGTAGGAAATGAGCCTTTTGTTGTTATGCTGGGTGATGATTTGATGAGAGATAAGGTTCCGTTGACTAAACAGTTAATTGACCGCTATGATCAAACACATGCTTCAACACTTGCTGTAATGCGCGTACCTCATGAAGAAGTTAATAAATATGGTGTAATTGATCCAGGATCTGAAACAAGTAAAGGATTATTCGATGTAAAGCAATTTGTTGAAAAACCTGATGTTGATAAAGCACCTAGTGATCTTGCGATTATTGGTCGTTATCTTTTGACACCTGAAATTTTTGGGATGTTAGAAACACAAAAACCAGGTGCAGGTAATGAGATTCAATTGACAGATGCCATTGATCGACTAAACAAGATTCAACGAGTATTTGCACATGAATTTAAAGGTGAACGCTTTGATGTTGGATATAAGTTTGGCTATCTAAAAACTTCAATTCAGTTTGGTCTTGAACATCCTGAAGTTAAAGAAGATTTAATTGCTTATATTAAAGAATTATCAAAGAATTTAAAATAA